GGGAGTCAAAACGCCAGTAGATTGTTTAGATACAATGCAGATACATATTGAAACTCTTGTCGATATTATTATAGATGATTAAATCAAACTTCAATTTGTAGAATTGATAGAAAATAAATTTGAATTTAGTTCTGTCGTATCTTTCTTATTATACGAAAAAATATATAAAATGGAGCTGTAACCCAATATAGCTCTGTTTTTATATATTCGAGGGCGTAGATTAGTACCTAAAGCTTATGTACTATTTTGTTTTATTGTTACTCAGAGCTATTCCTAAAGCAGCGCCAATTGATATTCCTAAAGCAAGATTATTGAATAATACTCCAAATGAAATACCCAAACCTATTCCAATAGCTAAATAATCATAGCTTTTTTTATTTGTCTTTTTATTCTGTTCCATAAATAAATTCCTTTCTCGATAAATCAGTTGTCCTATTTATTAAATTTGTACTCAACTAATTTTTCGTTGACTCCGATAAAAGTTCAGCTAATTATATTTTATCATTATTGTTTAAAAATAAGAAGGGTGGTTATAATTTAGATATGTAAATAATAATGAAGAGAGGGAAATAAAGTGTTTCCTGTAGAATTAAAGAATATAAATATAGAAGACATTTCTCTGAAAATGGATGTAATAAAAAAAATACCTGAAGAAATAGCCAGGGATAATTGTTTAATAGCTTTAAAAATGAAAGAAAATAAATTATTTATAGCCGTAGATAAAGTACCAAATTTTACTTTAATTGAGGAACTAAAATTTATATTGGGAAAAGAACTTGAATTTTTTAGGACTAGTAGGGAAGTTATATTTAAGTTGATAAAACGGAATAAATATAGATAAAAAATGGAGCTATAACCAATATAGCTCCATTTATGATCCCTGACCATTATATAACTCATCTACCATAATTCCATTCTATATATACGACATGTCCACCCTATGATATAATATATTTTAGATGTAAATTTATGGTTGATGATGTTATTTGTATAAAGACGATGGATTAAAGAGAAATTCACAGCTGTAAAATATTAAGTCACAATTATTAAATATAAAAAGGTTAAATTAATATGAGTATTATTGGATGACCACATGGAATGGTAGAAAGTAGTTATAAATTAAAGATATAGAAGGTGTGGGATAAAATGAACGCAGTTTTGACAGTAATGCCAATTATATTTATTAGGTATGGGCTTTTAAGTATAGTAAACAAAGAAGCACTTAAACGTGCGGGTTTATTTGCGCCAGTAATCGGAAGAGAAAAAGTAGCATATTGGGTTTATCAAATTTCAACTACCCTTATTTTACTATATTTGTTAGTACTTAAAATCAGGGCAGACTCTGAGTGGTTTTATATAGGTCTAGTAATCTATAGTTTAGGAATTATTTTATATGGGGTATCTATAATAAATTATGCTAAGCCTAAAATGAGTGGAATAAATTTAAATGGGTTATATCGAGTATCCCGAAATCCTATGTACATTGCATATTTCATTTCTTTCTTAGGATGTGTATTTCTAACTCAATCATGGATATTGCTTGTGCTATTAATATGTTTTCAAATATCAGCGCATTGGATTATTCTTTCAGAAGAAAGATGGTGTATTAAGGAATTTGGAGAAGTGTATATAAAATATATGAATAAAGTGAAACGTTACATTTAGATAGATTCCTATACTATTATAAAGAGAGGAGAATTGGAATGAAACCAGATGTATATTATTTTACAGGAACAGGAAATTCGTTGGCAGTAGCTAAAGATATTGCAAAAAAATAGAGGGTGATCTTATTTCTATTCCCTATGCACTAGGGAAGGGTATTATTAAAACTGATGCAAAAGTTGTAGTAATAATATTTCCAGTTTATATGTGGGGGATACCTCTCATTATTGAAAGATTCATTAAAAACTTTGAAGATCTTGATGATAAATACGTTTATGCAATTGCTACACATGGTGGTATGCCTGGTGTTGCAATCAACATACTTGAAAAAGTAATAGAAAGTTGTAAAGGAAAGCTTTCGGCAGGCTTTACTGTAAATATGCCTGGTAATTACGTGCCAAAATATGGATCATTTTCCGAAGAAAAACAAAAGAAATTGTTTGATAAGTGGGGTGAAAAAGTTAAAGTCATTGCTGAATATATTAAAACTAACAAGCAGGGTAAAAAGGAAAATAACAACATACTTGCAAACTTACTATTTTCAAATTTAATTTACAACCATTCAGCTAAGAATATTGCCAAAATGGATAAGAATTTTTGGGTTGATAAAAAATGTAATAAATGTGGTATATGCCAAAAGATTTGTCCTGTTTGCAATATTGATATGAATAGTGGAAATCCAATATGGAATAATAAATGTGAACAGTGTTTAGCTTGTTTGCAGTGGTGTCCTCAAGAAGCTATTCAATATGGAAAGAAAACACCAACTCGTAAAAGATATCATAACCCTAATGCCAATATTTCAGATATTTTAAATCAGGCTAAGAAATAATGACACTATTAGAATATGTTTCACTAGGGTTATAAAAATGATATTTCGTACGTTAAGTAAATTACAAGTCCATAAATGTAAATACTTTACTAGTTAAGTAACGTTAATAATAATACTCTAAATGAAATACCCAAACCTATTCCAATAGCTAAATAATCATAGCTTTTTTTATTTGTCTTTTTATTCTGTTCCATAAATAAATTCCTTTTAGTTAGTTTTGGAGTGATGATAGGTGTTGTCTTGCTTTATAATAGATATATTTATAATATGAGAATTAACGAACTTATCAATACATAGTTCATAGTCTTCATATTGTACGAAATAGATATAAAAAATGGAGCTATACCTAACATGGCTCCATTTATGATCCTTGACCATTATACAACTTATTTGCCACAGTATTATACACATACTGCATGTCCAGCTCTATGATATAATGTATTTTAGACATAATTTATGGTTCATGTTGTTATTTATATAAAGACAATGGATTAAAAAGAAATTTATAGCTGTAATTTTATACGACTCAGGTAACTAAATGAAAGGGGTATATAGAATGTTAGATGAGCCTAATAAGAAATGGATTTACAAGCACAGAAAGGCGTTTATTATTGTAACAGTATTAATTGTGGTATATCTTATCCAAATGATAGTAATTAGTTATAGAAAATATCTTGTATACAATAATGTGCGGGCTTACTTGATAAATACAAAAGGTTATAAAACTCA
The genomic region above belongs to Clostridium sp. AWRP and contains:
- a CDS encoding methyltransferase, whose translation is MNAVLTVMPIIFIRYGLLSIVNKEALKRAGLFAPVIGREKVAYWVYQISTTLILLYLLVLKIRADSEWFYIGLVIYSLGIILYGVSIINYAKPKMSGINLNGLYRVSRNPMYIAYFISFLGCVFLTQSWILLVLLICFQISAHWIILSEERWCIKEFGEVYIKYMNKVKRYI
- a CDS encoding EFR1 family ferrodoxin (N-terminal region resembles flavodoxins. C-terminal ferrodoxin region binds two 4Fe-4S clusters.), producing MEGDLISIPYALGKGIIKTDAKVVVIIFPVYMWGIPLIIERFIKNFEDLDDKYVYAIATHGGMPGVAINILEKVIESCKGKLSAGFTVNMPGNYVPKYGSFSEEKQKKLFDKWGEKVKVIAEYIKTNKQGKKENNNILANLLFSNLIYNHSAKNIAKMDKNFWVDKKCNKCGICQKICPVCNIDMNSGNPIWNNKCEQCLACLQWCPQEAIQYGKKTPTRKRYHNPNANISDILNQAKK